One genomic segment of Vulcanisaeta thermophila includes these proteins:
- the thiC gene encoding phosphomethylpyrimidine synthase ThiC produces MARTLMMECREGRVTDEVKLVAKMEGIDELKLCRRIAEGRAIVIRNIKEPERISGVGLGLRTKVNVNIGTSSEVVDLEAELEKVRIANKWGDTLMDLSTGGDLDEIRRAIIRESKVPVGTVPTYQAFIDAFKKRGGGAYFTEDDLFNVIERHLRDGVAFMTIHAALTRDLALRALRSDRVIKVVSRGGDMLIGWMLHNNAENPLHARWDYVMELFSQYDAVISIGDALRPGATADSHDELHVAELIEAARLVKRARKAGVQVMVEGPGHMPLNEVIWDVKLMKKLTGGAPYYVLGPLPTDVAAPYDHIAGAMGAALAGAAGADLLCYLTPAEHLGLPTPKQVEEGAIAFRIAAHVADVVKLGRRARAWDNEVSDYRGRLMWREMISKLIDPDRAWAIYTQYGEPRVRGCTMCGGYCPMLMVMQQVRKVAGEGNE; encoded by the coding sequence ATGGCTAGGACACTGATGATGGAGTGCAGGGAGGGTAGGGTTACGGATGAGGTTAAGCTCGTGGCCAAGATGGAGGGTATTGATGAACTGAAGCTTTGCAGGAGGATTGCCGAGGGGAGGGCAATAGTGATAAGGAATATTAAGGAGCCCGAGAGGATCAGCGGGGTTGGGCTGGGGCTTAGGACAAAGGTTAACGTGAATATTGGCACCTCGAGCGAGGTCGTTGATTTGGAGGCTGAGCTCGAGAAGGTGAGAATTGCCAATAAGTGGGGCGACACGCTCATGGACTTATCCACGGGTGGTGACTTGGACGAGATAAGGAGGGCTATTATCAGGGAGTCCAAGGTGCCCGTGGGCACCGTGCCCACGTACCAGGCATTTATAGACGCCTTTAAGAAGAGGGGTGGTGGGGCCTACTTCACGGAGGATGACCTATTCAATGTTATAGAGAGGCACCTAAGGGATGGCGTGGCCTTCATGACAATACACGCGGCGTTGACCAGGGACCTGGCCCTGAGGGCATTGAGGAGTGATAGGGTCATTAAGGTTGTGTCTAGGGGTGGGGATATGCTCATAGGGTGGATGCTCCATAATAATGCCGAGAACCCGCTACACGCCAGGTGGGACTACGTCATGGAGTTGTTCTCCCAGTATGATGCCGTGATATCCATAGGGGATGCACTGAGACCTGGAGCCACGGCTGACTCCCACGATGAGTTACACGTGGCTGAGCTCATTGAGGCCGCGAGGCTGGTTAAGAGGGCTAGGAAGGCCGGTGTTCAGGTGATGGTTGAGGGACCTGGCCATATGCCACTGAATGAGGTTATATGGGACGTTAAATTAATGAAGAAGCTAACGGGAGGTGCGCCCTACTACGTACTTGGCCCATTACCCACTGACGTCGCAGCGCCTTATGACCATATAGCAGGGGCCATGGGCGCTGCGTTGGCTGGCGCCGCAGGTGCGGACCTCCTCTGCTACCTAACCCCAGCCGAGCACCTTGGGTTACCAACGCCGAAGCAGGTTGAGGAGGGCGCCATAGCCTTCAGAATCGCTGCCCACGTGGCCGACGTGGTGAAGTTGGGGAGGCGCGCCAGGGCTTGGGATAACGAGGTCAGTGATTACAGGGGTAGGCTCATGTGGAGGGAGATGATTAGTAAACTCATTGACCCAGACAGGGCATGGGCAATATACACCCAGTATGGTGAGCCTAGGGTCAGGGGTTGCACCATGTGCGGTGGCTACTGCCCAATGTTGATGGTGATGCAGCAGGTCAGGAAGGTGGCGGGTGAGGGTAATGAGTGA
- a CDS encoding 4Fe-4S ferredoxin: protein MSDEAWLWSTWVKAQPINNADVVIVAACLRFVNPRIYEEVTKGKVVLLACPEREHAALYGKIASMFRSSRPRSLTIVSIDGSPHCALLHASANEAEYILNEDIPKRHFVVVDGKELREISPDAVRVARYLSIVDNLIKENPHALNELARHSLEYVSSLKRKGK from the coding sequence ATGAGTGATGAGGCTTGGCTCTGGAGTACCTGGGTCAAGGCCCAGCCCATTAATAACGCCGATGTTGTTATCGTAGCCGCATGCCTCAGGTTCGTGAACCCCAGGATATACGAGGAAGTCACCAAGGGAAAAGTCGTACTCCTAGCCTGCCCCGAGCGCGAACACGCTGCGCTTTACGGTAAAATAGCCAGCATGTTCAGGTCCTCGAGACCCAGGTCACTAACCATAGTCTCGATTGATGGAAGCCCGCACTGCGCATTACTCCATGCATCGGCTAACGAGGCCGAGTACATACTCAATGAGGACATACCCAAGAGGCACTTCGTGGTTGTTGATGGTAAGGAATTGAGGGAGATCTCGCCGGATGCCGTCAGGGTTGCCAGGTACCTAAGCATTGTTGATAACCTCATAAAGGAGAACCCCCATGCATTAAATGAGTTGGCAAGGCATAGTCTTGAGTACGTAAGCTCACTAAAGAGGAAGGGCAAATGA
- a CDS encoding ketopantoate reductase family protein: MFGVIGLGAVGSLLTYFLNRAGFAPYVITRTLHERYIVRFNGDHELSIKLVQEFPDEVRYSLIAVKAYDTAKVIGRIKGTPVVFQNGIGGLELIRERLGVGYGAVVTYGVTRRGNTTEVKGLGEIIMPSALEELADVLRGGGANVAVVDDVEPFRWLKVIVNAAINPVTAILKSPNGVLLSSEPARELALEVINEGVAVVRALGINLPRDPVAETLDVASKTSNNYSSMLQDLMNCRETEVDYINGAIARYGSLLGIPTPINKTLLLIIKALESQCLNK; the protein is encoded by the coding sequence ATGTTTGGTGTGATAGGCCTTGGTGCCGTGGGCTCGTTACTAACCTACTTCCTAAACAGGGCTGGGTTCGCACCGTACGTAATAACGAGGACTTTACATGAAAGGTACATAGTTAGGTTTAATGGTGACCATGAACTAAGCATTAAATTGGTTCAGGAATTCCCTGACGAGGTTAGGTACTCATTAATTGCTGTTAAGGCGTACGATACAGCGAAGGTAATAGGTAGGATTAAGGGGACGCCTGTGGTTTTCCAGAATGGCATTGGCGGTCTCGAGTTAATAAGGGAGAGGTTGGGTGTTGGTTACGGCGCAGTGGTGACCTACGGCGTCACTAGGCGTGGAAACACCACGGAGGTTAAGGGGTTGGGCGAGATAATAATGCCGAGCGCCCTGGAAGAGTTGGCTGACGTGCTCAGGGGTGGTGGCGCCAATGTGGCGGTTGTGGATGATGTGGAGCCCTTCAGGTGGTTGAAGGTTATTGTTAATGCCGCAATAAACCCAGTAACCGCAATACTCAAGTCCCCAAATGGTGTACTGCTCAGCAGTGAACCGGCTAGGGAGTTGGCCCTGGAGGTGATTAATGAGGGCGTTGCCGTGGTTAGGGCATTAGGTATTAACCTACCCAGGGACCCCGTGGCCGAAACCCTCGACGTGGCCTCCAAAACCAGTAACAACTATTCATCAATGCTCCAGGACTTAATGAATTGTAGGGAGACTGAGGTTGATTACATCAATGGGGCCATTGCCAGGTACGGCAGCCTCCTTGGCATACCCACACCCATAAATAAAACCTTATTATTAATCATAAAAGCCCTGGAGAGTCAATGCTTAAACAAATAA